From Zingiber officinale cultivar Zhangliang chromosome 5B, Zo_v1.1, whole genome shotgun sequence, the proteins below share one genomic window:
- the LOC121986729 gene encoding zinc finger MYM-type protein 1-like, giving the protein MISGKKRVEEFIESQRGAIDRFIIKESKNSSLEDLVNEEKQENNGNELHEGLAIENDIEGDVNEIEDNESGDDLDFKNNYSESDDDAINEVNEEPSSSIPLDIFDPKNWENLDPKWKDQLVEKGPIRDVLTGKGPKDRSNRRFSSDFYTRILPNGQKHHRNWLVYSQALDKAFCFCCKLFKRGPQPSQLANEGYCDWGHLSSRLKEHETSIEHINYYVSWSELRIRLMKGTTIDHAIQDQIKKAKEHWRKVLHRLISLVKFLAKQNIAFRGSNEKLYDDNNGNFMAAVEMIVEWDSVMREHIERNTHHHYLSHKIQNELICLLASQIKSSILEIIKKAKFFSVILDCTPDVSNQKQMTLVIRCVDVSTSPMKVEEYFLGFLKVDDTTGQGLFEELQNVLKSFDLDIDNVRGQGYDNGANMKGRHQGVQKKLLDINPRALYTPCGCHYLNLTLCDIANSCGKAKDFFGVVQLIYTIFSHSTKR; this is encoded by the coding sequence ATGATAAGCGGAAAAAAAAGAGTTGAAGAATTTATTGAGTCTCAAAGAGGGGCAATTGACAGATTTATTATCAAAGAATCGAAAAATTCATCACTTGAAGATTTGGTTaatgaagaaaaacaagaaaacaatgGTAATGAATTACATGAAGGCTTAGCCATTGAAAATGATATAGAGGGAGACGTGAATGAGATTGAAGACAATGAAAGTGGTGATGACTtagactttaaaaataattattctgaAAGTGATGATGATGCTATTAATGAAGTGAATGAAGAACCAAGTTCATCAATTCCACTTGACATTTTTGATCCTAAAAATTGGGAGAATTTAGATCCCAAGTGGAAGGATCAATTAGTGGAAAAGGGCCCTATAAGAGATGTATTAACAGGGAAAGGTCCCAAAGATAGATCAAATAGACGATTCTCTTCAGATTTCTATACTCGGATTTTGCCAAATGGTCAAAAGCACCATAGAAATTGGTTGGTCTACTCACAAGCACTTGATAAAGCATTTTGTTTTTGTTGCAAGTTGTTTAAAAGGGGGCCTCAACCAAGTCAACTAGCAAATGAGGGATACTGTGATTGGGGGCATCTTAGTAGcagacttaaagaacatgagacaAGTATTGAGCATATCAATTATTATGTTAGTTGGTCTGAGTTGCGTatcaggttaatgaagggtacaaCAATTGATCATGCTATTCAAGATCAAATCAAGAAGGCAAAAGAGCATTGGAGGAAGGTATTACATCGATTAATTTCACTTGTGAAATTTTTGGCTAAACAAAATATAGCATTTCGTGGTAGTAATGAGAAACTTTATGATGATAACAATGGAAATTTTATGGCTGCTGTTGAGATGATTGTCGAGTGGGACTCGGTGATGAGGGAACATATTGAAAGAAATACACATCATCATTATCTTAGCCACAAAATTCAGAATGAATTGATATGCTTGTTAGCTTCTCAAAtaaagagttctattcttgaaatCATTAAAAAAGCTAAGTTCTTTTCTGTAATACTTGATTGCACTCCTGATGTTAGTAACCAAAAGCAAATGACTTTAGTTATAAGATGTGTTGATGTTTCTACAAGCCCAATGAAAGTAGAAGAATACTTTTTGGGATTTTTAAAAGTGGATGATACAACAGGACAAGGCTTGTTTGAAGAACTGCAAAATGTGTTGAAGAGTTTTGAtcttgatattgataatgtgagaggGCAGGGATATGATAATGGGGCAAATATGAAAGGGAGGCACCAAGGCGTACAAAAAAAATTGTTGGATATAAATCCTAGAGCATTGTATACTCCATGTGGTTGTCATTATTTGAATTTAACACTTTGTGATATTGCAAATTCCTGTGGAAAAGCGAAAGACTTTTTTGGAGTAGTACAACTGATTTATACAATATTTTCTCATTCTACAAAGAGGTGA